A part of Vigna radiata var. radiata cultivar VC1973A chromosome 11, Vradiata_ver6, whole genome shotgun sequence genomic DNA contains:
- the LOC106776762 gene encoding uncharacterized protein At4g38062, which translates to MCKISSNMGVHEELEEARAEIQKLKHKASLLQNMKKSYDAHANQILEAMFKIENLNQQLFLKEDEINGSQQINEDLTDSLNNREFTRHLSAANDELGADCVEKFRKWKDEKRRLLVPFEEEKGEMENREQLMRVYTNEIGSRKGCIPVSNNECLKIENNLKTSREIEESDALFQKLEDQKMKVEEQLKWEKEQFIRQEEENETLRDQFKASKEEWELQKHTLLDEISSLQLLLDNHVRKADDLQHQLLMCNQALADEESQRKRLEDEVSNLKKEKEEECFQLMKQLELKDAALISAQKDINESAYKLFEEKVLDIQVGCKEQLAEAYDALDRANIELDERICEISEMEFELRIWKSLVERLKNGLEVNLVMRIELENSLLDQVDFTESLNQEKYSLICKLEEKENEIDCLRQHVFLYEQEPKVKETEAFAPARGLTSESSETVEVSYLQIIEEKNKILEAFQKEVLRLEQESYRKQFESAVIAQRNIERTNEDEEGTHIQIIEGNYSRTDEIMQQVTSLEHKFTSILTSISSQLFEKQAEIIHVKEACNMITAAEVLAAIEIEEKKLMIEELEDDIYDLEMKLKLQEVNLEQSEQLALDVEEEMNAKQFKAKELIDEMEKKLRHSDAFLQKVKIDNRNLLESATRLTPSERENLLSFVEGLDDKMYECTTADTQLMDRLRRLVQCFENDYQGMNFRKEDELVVKENMMMHSSTRLKKSETFSELRSPFKLLNV; encoded by the coding sequence ATGTGTAAAATATCTAGCAATATGGGTGTTCATGAAGAACTCGAAGAAGCTAGAGCTGAAATCCAGAAACTCAAGCACAAGGCAAGTCTACTTCAGAACATGAAGAAATCCTACGATGCACATGCCAATCAGATACTGGAGGCTATGTTCAAAATTGAGAATCTGAACCAACAACTGTTTTTAAAAGAAGATGAAATCAATGGCTCTCAGCAGATAAATGAAGATTTAACCGATAGtttgaataatagagagttcaCCAGGCATCTCAGTGCTGCAAATGATGAACTTGGAGCAGATTGCGTTGAAAAGTTTAGAAAGTggaaagatgaaaaaagaaGGTTGCTGGTGCCGTTCGAGGAGGAAAAAGGGGAAATGGAGAACCGAGAACAACTGATGCGTGTGTACACAAACGAGATTGGAAGCAGGAAGGGTTGCATTCCAGTTTCAAACAACGAGTGtttgaaaatagagaacaaTTTAAAGACATCAAGGGAAATAGAAGAATCAGATGCCTTGTTCCAGAAGCTAGAGGACCAAAAGATGAAGGTGGAAGAGCAATTAAAATGGGAGAAGGAACAGTTTATACGTCAGGAAGAGGAGAATGAAACACTTAGAGACCAGTTTAAAGCAAGTAAGGAGGAGTGGGAGTTGCAAAAGCATACATTGCTTGATGAGATTTCTTCACTGCAGTTATTGTTAGACAACCATGTAAGAAAAGCAGATGATCTGCAACACCAGTTACTGATGTGCAATCAAGCTCTTGCTGACGAAGAAAGCCAGCGAAAGCGTCTGGAAGATGAAGTCTCAAatttgaagaaagagaaagaagaggagtGTTTTCAGCTGATGAAGCAGTTAGAGTTGAAAGATGCTGCTTTGATCAGTGCCCAGAAAGATATCAATGAATCAGCATATAAACTCTTCGAAGAGAAAGTTTTGGACATACAAGTTGGTTGCAAAGAACAACTTGCGGAAGCTTATGATGCTTTAGACAGGGCAAACATTGAACTGGATGAGAGAATATGTGAAATAAGTGAAATGGAGTTTGAATTGAGAATATGGAAGTCACTTGTTGAACGTTTGAAAAATGGTCTTGAAGTAAATCTTGTCATGCGCATAGAACTGGAAAATTCACTCCTTGATCAAGTAGATTTTACTGAGAGCCTCAATCAAGAAAAGTATAGCTTGATTTGTAAattggaagagaaagaaaatgaaatagatTGTCTGCGGCAACATGTTTTCCTATATGAACAAGAACCAAAAGTAAAGGAAACAGAAGCTTTTGCCCCAGCTAGAGGATTAACATCCGAGTCCTCTGAAACTGTGGAAGTGAGTTATCTCCAAATCATAGAGGAGAAGAACAAGATTTTAGAGGCGTTTCAAAAAGAGGTTCTTCGGCTAGAACAAGAATCGTATAGAAAACAATTTGAAAGTGCTGTGATTGCACAAAGAAATATCGAAAGAACCAATGAGGATGAAGAAGGGACTCATATCCAGATTATTGAGGGAAACTATAGTAGAACAGATGAGATCATGCAGCAGGTGACTTCACTGGAACATAAGTTCACTAGCATCTTGACCTCCATTTCTTCACAGCTTTTTGAGAAACAGGCTGAAATTATTCATGTCAAAGAAGCTTGCAATATGATCACAGCAGCTGAGGTTCTAGCAGCtattgaaattgaagagaagaaattgaTGATTGAGGAACTTGAGGATGATATATATGATTTGGAGATGAAACTGAAATTACAAGAGGTAAACTTGGAGCAATCAGAACAGCTTGCGTTGGATGTTGAAGAGGAAATGAATGCAAAACAGTTCAAAGCGAAGGAGTTGATTGATGAAATGGAGAAGAAGCTAAGACACTCAGATGCTTTTCTTCAAAAGGTCAAGATAGACAATAGAAATTTGCTTGAAAGTGCTACAAGATTGACACCATCAGAAAGGGAAAACTTGTTGAGTTTTGTTGAGGGATTAGATGATAAAATGTATGAGTGCACTACTGCAGACACTCAACTAATGGATAGATTGAGAAGATTAGTTCAATGTTTTGAGAATGATTATCAAGGAATGAATTTCAGAAAGGAAGATGAATTGGTTGTGAAAGAGAATATGATGATGCATTCTTCAACGAGGTTAAAGAAATCTGAAACCTTTTCTGAGCTAAGATCACCATTTAAGTTGCTCAATGTTTAG
- the LOC106777650 gene encoding mechanosensitive ion channel protein 2, chloroplastic, which translates to MALPGSLQLSHGLGLCRNLGCNKHSRATGHGKLHLFRAGLSYSISLMRQECGGFQYLRHINKPTHTLSGKGRSFKCHCLLVPGQPNDLPAVKAAVTVLARSSNLLQNNPIIVKLIPAIGVIIFAIWGVGPLLFQTRKILFQRSDNSWKKSTTHYIVTSYLRPLLLWTGAILICRALEPLILPSEPGQVVKDRLLNFVRSLSTVLAFAYCLSSVIQQSQKFFAEATDASETRNMGFQFAGKAVYSAVWIAAFSLFMELLGFSTQKWVTAGGLGTVLLTLAGREIFTNFLSSVMIHATRPFVVNEWIQTKIEGYEVSGTVEHVGWWSPTIIRGEDREAVHIPNHKFTVNVVRNLSQKTHWRIKTHLAISHLDVNKINNIVADMRKVLAKNPQVEQQRLHRRVFLDNINPENQALLILVSCFVKTSHFEEYLCVKEAILLDLLRVIGHHRARLATPVRTLQKVYSDADLDNIPFADSTFGGGPVTVPNRPLLVIEPSYKINGDDKMKSRSARPVVDQDNKTSNSDANGNSKTLVTSNSDTNGKTVVTPKPDPEVGENKPLKVDSNKENVEVPESSKSKVSGSVVENSAQKDIDSKQSKGQTTKNIKPNIESENVVPSSSNSADKTGGLNANIASKPQGEKKPAAQPQASRTVLEENIVLGVALEGSKRTLPIDEEIDNVTSREAKEMAAFQGGNGPPKALDGND; encoded by the exons ATGGCTCTTCCTGGTTCCCTGCAGTTGTCCCATGGATTGGGACTTTGCAGGAACCTGGGCTGCAATAAACATTCG AGGGCAACGGGACATGGCAAGTTACATTTATTTAGGGCAGGTCTTTCATATTCTATTTCG CTCATGAGACAGGAATGTGGGGGTTTTCAATACCTTCGTCATATAAACAAGCCAACACATACATTATCGGGCAAGGGCCGATCTTTTAAGTGTCATTGTCTTTTAGTGCCAGGCCAACCAAATGATCTTCCTGCTGTTAAGGCAGCTGTTACCGTGTTGGCTAG GTCTAGTAATTTGTTACAAAATAATCCTATCATAGTGAAGTTGATTCCTGCAATTGGCGTTATCATTTTTGCAATATGGGGTGTTGGTCCATTATTGTTCCAAACAAGGAAAATACTCTTCCAG AGGAGTGATAATAGTTGGAAGAAAAGTACCACTCACTATATAGTAACTTCTTACCTTCGACCATTACTGTTATGGACTGGAGCAATACTTATTTGCAG AGCATTGGAGCCATTAATTCTACCTTCAGAACCTGGTCAAGTTGTTAAGGACCGGTTGCTGAATTTTGTGAGATCATTGTCAACGGTTCTGGCCTTCGCCTATTGTTTGTCAAG TGTAATTCAACAATCACAGAAATTCTTTGCGGAGGCTACTGATGCAAGTGAGACGAGAAAT ATGGGATTCCAATTTGCTGGCAAAGCTGTTTATTCTGCAGTATGGATAGCAGCGTTTTCATTGTTCATGGAATTATTAGGCTTCTCTACCCAGAAATGGGTTACTGCAGGAGGTCTTGGGACAGTTTTGCTGACCCTTGCTGGTCGTGAG ATATTTACAAACTTCCTTTCAAGTGTGATGATTCATGCAACTCGGCCTTTTGTGGTTAATGAATGGATTCAAACAAAGATTGAAGGATATGAGGTTTCTGGTACTGTCGAG CATGTTGGCTGGTGGTCGCCAACAATTATTAGAGGTGAAGATCGTGAAGCTGTTCACATTCCAAACCACAAATTTACAGTGAATGTTGTGCGGAATCTTAGTCAAAAAACACATTGgcgaatcaaaactcatctAGCCATTAGTCATTTGGATGTAAATAAGATTAAT AACATTGTTGCTGACATGCGGAAGGTATTGGCCAAAAATCCTCAAGTTGAGCAGCAGAGACTGCACAGGAGAGTGTTTTTGGACAACATAAATCCTGAAAATCAGGCTCTTTTG ATTCTGGTGTCTTGTTTTGTTAAGACCTCACATTTTGAAGAATATCTGTGTGTTAAG gAAGCAATACTGCTAGATCTTCTTAGAGTTATAGGCCATCACCGAGCCAGACTTGCAACACCGGTCCGTACCCTGCAGAAAGTATACAGTGATGCTGACCTGGATAATATACCGTTTGCAGATTCCACATTTGGTGGTGGTCCAGTCACAGTACCTAACCGCCCATTATTAGTGATTGAACCATCTTACAAAATCAATGGAGATGATAAGATGAAAAGTCGATCTGCACGACCAGTTGTTGATCAAGATAATAAGACATCGAACTCTGATGCAAATGGAAACTCTAAGACACTTGTGACATCTAATTCTGACACAAATGGAAAGACAGTTGTGACACCCAAACCCGATCCAGAAGTGGGTGAGAACAAGCCACTGAAAGTAGATTCAAACAAGGAAAACGTGGAGGTTCCAGAATCTTCTAAATCTAAAGTATCTGGTTCGGTAGTAGAAAATTCAGCCCAGAAGGACATAGATTCCAAGCAATCCAAGGGTCAGACCACTAAAAACATAAAGCCAAATATTGAGTCTGAGAATGTAGTGCCGTCCTCATCTAACAGTGCTGACAAAACTGGTGGACTTAATGCTAATATAGCATCAAAACCGCAAGGAGAAAAGAAACCTGCTGCACAGCCTCAAGCATCCAGGACtgttcttgaagaaaatatagTACTAGGTGTTGCGTTGGAAGGATCAAAGAGGACCCTTCCCATTGATGAGGAGATTGACAATGTAACATCTCGAGAGGCAAAGGAAATGGCTGCATTCCAGGGTGGAAATGGACCTCCAAAGGCTCTAGATGGAAATGACTAG